CGACGGCCTCAAGGCGGGCCGCCGCAGCCTCCGGTTCCGTGGACAGCAACCGGCGGGCCAGGGACACCTGCAGCAACTGGGCCGTCAGGGCGTGCCCCAGGGCATCGTGCAGGGTACCCAGGAGTTCTTCCCGCTCCCGCTGCGCGCCCAGTTCGCCGCTGCGGGCCGCCAGTTCCGTGAGCCGGTCCTGGGCGGCCGCCAGCCCGGCCACCACCTGCTGCAGCCGTTCCCGCTCAGCCCGGTAGGACGCGTGCATGTCGCCACTCCAACCCGCTACCAGCAGAACTGCCCCGGCCAACAACGCGCCCTGCAACCCGGATCCCTGCGCCGCCGCGGCCGTGGTGGCGACGACGGCCGCCCCGTTGACCCACCGGGCGGCACCCCGACCCATCACCGTAGGCGAGCCCATGAGCACCGCCGCCACCGTCCCGATCAGGGCCGCGTCGCCCCCGCACGTAGCAGCCCACAGGGTCAGGACCAGCGCGCCCGCCCCGGCGGCCACCGCCGTCCAGCGGCGCGGGCCCCGGCCGTCGTCGCGGGCCCGCGCACCCCCTGCCGCCTCGGCCAGCGCCTGCAGCACCAGCCCGCTGGCCAGGGCCACGGCGACGCCCGGTGCCGGCTGCGCGCGGTTGAGTAGCCACACCGCCGTGCCGGCGGCGAAAAGGGCCAGGCGGATCAGGTGGAACCCCGCGTCGTTCCACCCATCCTGCTCGCCGGTTTTCCACGGATCCACGCCCACTCCCCCCGCCGGCCCCACCTGATCCGGCGTAGCGCTGGCGGCCCGGCGCACAACGGCTCGGCGGTGGGAATCTCCGTGCCCCCGTTGCGCCCCCCGCCGCCGGCGGCCTTGCGAAGTGGCCTTCGGTGCTGCCTAAGCCGCCCAGCGGCGGAGCCCCAGGACACCGGCCGTCCCGGCCAGCACCCCCATCAGCACCAGGGTCGCCACCGCCGGCCACTGGGCCGCACCCGGGCCACCGAAGACGAAAGCCTCACGCAATCCGTCCAAGGCCCAATACACCGGGCTTAGCCGCGCCACCTCCTGCAGGGACACCGGAACCACGTCCAGGGGCCAGAACGCGCCGCCCAGCATGGCGGCAATGGTGCCCACCAGCGAGCCGGCCGCGTTGATCTGCCGCGACGTGCGGGTGAACCCTGCCACCGCCAGAGCGATGCCGCATGCGGCCACCAGAGGTGCTACCAGGGCCAGGACCAGGGCCGGCAGGCCGGCGGCGAACCACGGAGCACCGCCCAGCGCCGTGACGCCCACCATGGCCGCCGCCTGCAACAGCCCAAGGAGGAACAGCGCCAGGGCGTGGCCGGCCACCATCTCGCCGTAGGTGGCCCCCGCCACCAGCGAGCGGGACAGGGTCCCCAGGTCCCGTTCCCGGTGCAGGGCGGCCGCCTGGGTGATGAGGGAGACCAGAGAGAACATGACGTAGAACCCGTAGACCGTGCGCAACAGCGCAAAGTCGCCCGCCGCGGCTGCCGGCCGCGGTGCTTCGACCACCAACGACAGAGGACCCGCGGGAGTTCCGGTAACGAGGCCGGCAGCTACCGCCCGGATCCTCGCCATTTCCTCGCCGGGCTCGGCCCGCGGAGCGTACCAGAGCTCCAGCCGCGGCACGCCTGCTTCTACCGACCGGGAAAAACCGTCGGGAATCAGGAGCACCACCCGCTCCCTGCCCTGGTGCAGGCGCGCGGCGGCTTCGTCCCGTGCCAGGCGCTGCAAGTTCATGGGCGTGGCGGACAGGCCGTCCAGCAACGGACCAACCCAAGGCCCTTGATCTTCGACCACCACCGCCAGCCTCGGCGGCTTGTCTGATGGGGCGAACAGGCTTGCGACCACACCGCCGAAGAACAGAGGGACGATCAGGAGCCACAGCAGGTTGAGCGGCCGCAGCAGGGTCCGGCGCGTGGTGGTGACGGCAATGGCCGCTACCCGCCGCAAGGTGGCACCCCGGTGGCGATTGCCCGCATCCAGCGTCACGGTTCACCCCTCCCCCACCAATCGTGCCAAGAGCTGGTCCAGGGCCCACCCCACCATCAGCAAGGCCGCCCCCGCCGTCGTGAGGCGCAGGACTTCATCTTGAACCGCTGCCGATCCCGCGCCGGCCATCAGCTCAAGGTAGCCGTCCAGCATCCACCGGTTGGGAACGAAGCGGGAGATCCGGGCCAGGATCTCGGGAAAGATGAACAGGGGCATCATCGACCCGCCGAAGAACCCCAGCACCTGGGCCAGGGCGATGCTGACACCCTCCAGCACCTCTGGAGACCTGGCAAGCCCCACCAGGACGGCGTTGACCCCTGCGGCCGCCAGGGTGGCCGCCAGGGTCAGGGGTATCCATCCCCCCAGGTGGCCCCAGTGGACGCCGAAGAGCCACCGGGTGACCAGCGCCATGACCACCATGAAGACCAGGCCCGTGGCCACGCTGCCGAGGAAGGTGCCCGCCAGGTAGGCGGCGCGGCCGGTTCCCCCCGCACGGACGCGCAGGTACACGCCGGTGCTGCGGTCGGCCAGGTATGCCCTGGTCCCCTCTCGGGTCGCCAGATAGAGCATCATGACGGCCATACCTGCGGCGTAATAAGCCATGGCGTCGACCTGGGGTAGCGCGCCGCTGCCAGGCGCCTCCCCACCAGCCGGCGGGGGGGCGGGCTGCATCGTGAGGTCGACGGGCACTGGGCGGCCGCTCCCCGCCCCGCCCGCGCCACCGGCCCCTCCGGCTTCGCCGGACCCAGCTGCTGCCACGGCCTCGCGGGCCAGGGTCTCGACCACAGAGGCCGGTACCGTCCCGGGTTCGGCGATGACCCTGAGGGGCTCCTGGGGGAACCCCGCCGGCATCACCAGGGCCGCATCGGCCCGGCGCTGCCGGACCGCTCCCACGGCGGCCTCGCCTGACTCCACCCTCTGGATCTCGATCCAGCCGTCCGCCTCCCCCGCCGCCAGGACCTGCTGGACCGCCGGCGCCGCTTCGTGGCCGGCCGGGGTGGCGATCGCCACCCGGTAGGGCCGCTCGGGCCGGAATTCGGGGGTGAAGGCCTGGCGCAGGCTCATCCCGAGAACCAGATTGAAGGCCAGGGGCAGGAGGAAGAGGATCAGCACGCCACGCCAGTCCAGCACGAAGCGCAGCAGCTGGTTGGCCGCGATGAGACCTGCCTGTCGCAACCCGTGCATGGCCGAACACCCCTAATCCCGCAGGGCCCGGCCCGTCAGGGCCAGGAACACCGTCTCCAGGTCGGGCGTTTCCACACGCATCCCGCGCAGCGGGATGCCACGGCGAACCAGTTCCGCGACCACCTGGGCTGCCTGTTCCGGCCCCACAGGCAGGACGAACCGGGCCTCGCCGCCCGTCACCTCGACGGGGACGCCCAGCTGACGGGCCACCGCCTGGGGATCCGCGTCAACGTGCACCTGGTCCCACGGCAGGCGCAGGATGGCGGCATCGCCCGCCAGGGCACGGACCTCGTCCAGCGGCCCCTGGGCAATGATCCGGCCGTGGTCCATGATGGCGACCCGCCGGCAGAGGAACTCGACCTCCTCCATGTAGTGGCTGGTGTACAGGACGGCGATGCCGGACGCAGCCAGCTTCCGGATGGCCTCAAGGATGTGGCGGCGGGACTGGGGGTCGATGCCCACGGTGGGTTCGTCCAGGAGCAGCAGGCGTGGGCGCCCTAGAAGGCCGATGGCGATGTTGAGCCGCCGCTTCATGCCGCCGGAGAACCGCTCCACCCGCTGGCCCGCGTGCTCCGCCAGTCCCACCAGCTGCAGGGCTTCTTCGATCTGCCGGCGCCTTTCCGCGCCCCGCAGGCCGCGCAGGGCCGCGAAGTGACCCATGTTTTGGGCTGCCGTCAACTCGGGGTAGAGGGCAAGGTCCTGGGGCACCACCCCCAGCAGGCGCTGCGCTTCGCGGCGCCGGGCGGCCAGGGAGAAGCCGCCGACCTCCACTTCTCCACCGTCGGGCCTCAGCAGGCCCGCGATGATGGCCAGGGTGGTGCTCTTGCCGGCCCCGTTGGGCCCTAACAGCCCGAAGGTCTCACCGGGTTCCACCGCAAAGGAGATGCCGCCGACCGCTGCCTTCCGCCCGAACCGCTTGACCAGGTTCCGGACCACCAGCACGGGCCCTGGTCCTGGATGGGGTTCCCCCTCCGCACCACCGGCGGATTCAGGGGCTCCGGCACGGCGCCGGTCGGTGCCGCCCGGATCCTGGTGCTCCTCCAGGAGCTTGAAAAGCTGGGGCATGGTCGCTTCACTCCCCGGCTGTGGGTTCACGCCGGTTCCGATGGTAGAGGGGATGGCAGCACTCTGGTAGTGACCGCGGTCATGACTTGAGCGCAGGGCCTGACCAGTACCGGGCCGGCCGGAGCACTGGGCCGATGAGGACATGCCCCAAAGGCATACCCATGACCACCGTCCTGCGCTATACTCAGGGTGACTGTGCGCATATTTGTGCACAAAGGGAGAGCGGGGAGGCCGTCCCGTCCCGGGTCCGCGGGCAAGGCACCGCGCGGCCTCCCGCCGGAGGGCCAGCCAACGCTGCCGCCCCGGGCGGGAGGGCGGGAACGCGGGGGCGCCGGCGCGACCGGGGCCCGGCGGGCGGCGGCAGGGGGCCGCAGGCGTGGAACTGGTGCGCATCGGCGAAAAGGTAATCGACCGGCAGCGGATCTACCGGATGGTCGACCGCATCCTGGAGCTGCGCGCCTCCGGCCTCTCCCAGCAGGACGTGGCCCATGAGCTGGGCATCGACCGGACCCTGGTCTCCCGCCTGGAAAGCCTGGGGGAGGTGCGGCGGGGCCATAAGCTGGGCCTGGTGGGCTTCCCCGTGGGCAACCGCGAGGCGCTCGAAGACGTGGCGCGCCGCGAGGGCGTCGATTTCGTCTGGCTGCTCACCGAGAAGGAGCGCCGGCGCTTCATCGGGGAACGCAGCGGCGCCGCCCTGCTCAACGATCTCATGGCCCTCATCGCCCGCGCCCGGGAACTGGACCACCTGATCTTCCTGGGCTCGGACATGCGGATCCGGCTGGTCGAAGCGCTCCTGGGGCCGGACCGGGTGACGGGCATCCAAATCGGCACGTCACCCATCACCGAGGACCGGTTCGTCGACCCTGAGGCCCTTCGCCAGCTGATCCGGCAGCTACGGCTACCGCGGGACGACCGCAGCGGGCGCGAGCCCGCTGGCCGCGCCCCCGTTCCCCGCGAGCCTGCTGGCCGCGAACTCGTTCCCCGCACGCCTGGGGCCCGGCAGCCCGGACCCCGCGCACCTGCTGGCCCGCAGGAGCGCGACCCCGGGGACGCCGGTGCCGCGGAAGCGAGCGGCGGGCCACCGGCGGGTGCCGTCGCGGCAAGCAGCGGGCCAGCGGCGGCCGCCGCCCGGGACGAACCGGCCCCCGCGGCCCCGCCCCATCACCGGCCCGCTACCGGGCTGCCCGCCGGGCCTGCGTAACCGGACCCCCGGGCCGGGCGGCATACCTGGCACACCGGCCCGCAGGGTACCAAGCTGTAGACGGTTCTTCGGGATTGGAGGGCACCGGATGCATCCTTTCCGGCAGTATGTCAACCCCCACCTGGGCGAGCTCCTCGAGCAGATCCAGATGGACAAGCGGTTTGTCCGGGGAGAGGGCTGCTGGCTCTGGGACGACCAGGGCCGCCGTTATCTGGACTTCGTCGCCGCCTACGGCGCGCTGCCCTTCGGCTTCAACCCGCCGGAGATCTGGGCGGCGCTGGAAGAGGCGCGCCACCGCGGCGAGCCGTCCTTCGTCCAGCCGTCCTTCTTGAATACCGCGGGCGAGCTGGCCCGGCGGCTGATCGAGGTGGCGCCGCCGGGACTGCGCTACGTGACCTTTGCCAACAGCGGTGCCGAAGCGGTGGAAGCGGCCATCAAGCTGGCCCGGGCGGCCACCGGCCGGCCGCGGATCCTCTCCACGGACAACGGCTTTCACGGCAAGACCTTCGGTGCCCTCTCCGCCACCCACCGGGCAGCCTATCAGGACGCCTTCTTCGCCCCGGCCGAGGGCTTCGACAAGGTGCCCTACGGCGACCTGGAGGCCCTGGAGCGGGCGCTGGCGGCCCGGCCGGGCGAGTACGCCGCTTTCCTGGTCGAGCCGATCCAGGGCGAGGGCGGCATCGTGGTGCCGCCTCCCGGCTACCTGCGCGAGGCCCGGGAGGTGTGCCGGCGCCACGGGGTGCTGTTCATCGCCGATGAGGTGCAGACGGGGCTGGGCCGTACGGGCGTGCTCTTCGCCTGCCAGGCGGAAGGCGTCACACCCGACGCCATCACCCTGGCCAAGGCCCTGGGCGGCGGCCTCATGCCCATCGGCGCCGTGCTGTGCACCGAAGAGGTGTACACGGAAGAGTTCGCCACCAAGCACTCCTCGACCTTCGCGGGCAACACCCTGGCCTGCCGGGCCGGCCTGGCCGCCCTGGACCTCCTGACCCGGGACGAACAGGCCCTGGTCCGCCACGTGGCCGAGACCGGCGAGTACCTGCGCCAGGGCCTGCTGGCCATCCAGCGGCGCCATCCCCGGGTGATCCGGGAGGTGCGGGGGCGGGGGTTCATGCTGGGCATCCAGTTCGGGGTCGACCGGGAGACCTTCCCCGGCAACCTGCTGGGAGTGATGGGCGAGCAGGAGCTGCTCACCCCGGTCATCGCCTCGTACCTGCTCAACGTGGAGGGGTTGCGGGTCGCCCCGACCCTGAACGGTGCCGACGTGATCCGCATCGAGCCGCCCCTCATCGCCACCCGGGCGGAGTGCGACTACGCCCTGGCCGCCATCGAGCGGGTGGTCGAACTCATCGACCGGGATGACACCGCCGCCCTGCTCCGGCACCTGGTCAGCCCACAGGCGGCGACCGTGCAGTCCGTGGCCCGGCCCGCCGGCCACCAGCCTGCCCTCCTGGCGGTTCGCTCCCGCGAATCGGGCGAGGCGGTGGCCCCCAGCGGTGACCCCCGGGAAGGGCGCTTTGCCTTCCTGGTTCATCCCGTGGATCTGGAGAACTACCCGGAGTTTGACCCGAGCCTGGCCGCCTTCAGCCGCGCCGAGCTGGAAGAGCTGGCCGGTCGCTGGAACCACCTTCTCAAGCCCTTCCGCATCGGCCGGACCCGGGTGGTCTCGGCGACCGGGGCCACCGCCTACGGCGAGTTCTACGCCGTCCCCCGCACCGCCGACGAGTTCCTCGCCATGCCCCAGGCGGAGGCGGTGGCGGAGATCGAGGAAGCCATCGAGCTGGCCCGCGAGAACGGCGCCCGGATCGTCGGCCTGGGCGCCTACACCTCGGTGGTCACCCGGGGCGGGCTGCACCTGCGGGACGCCGGCGTCGCCCTG
This is a stretch of genomic DNA from Thermaerobacter sp. PB12/4term. It encodes these proteins:
- a CDS encoding sensor histidine kinase — protein: MDPWKTGEQDGWNDAGFHLIRLALFAAGTAVWLLNRAQPAPGVAVALASGLVLQALAEAAGGARARDDGRGPRRWTAVAAGAGALVLTLWAATCGGDAALIGTVAAVLMGSPTVMGRGAARWVNGAAVVATTAAAAQGSGLQGALLAGAVLLVAGWSGDMHASYRAERERLQQVVAGLAAAQDRLTELAARSGELGAQREREELLGTLHDALGHALTAQLLQVSLARRLLSTEPEAAAARLEAVEAGLRDGLAQVRQLLRRSLHPVRLPLASAVQRLASDFGAASGVEVEVVFEPDAASVSDTDPAVTGAVYRAVQEALTNAARHGQARHVLVSLTATGRRLRLRVQDDGLGAAELVPGVGLTRMTRTVQRLGGTLRFETRAARGFAVEITVPRRAPMAVAETTGSAGEAGDEQ
- a CDS encoding ABC transporter permease, encoding MTLDAGNRHRGATLRRVAAIAVTTTRRTLLRPLNLLWLLIVPLFFGGVVASLFAPSDKPPRLAVVVEDQGPWVGPLLDGLSATPMNLQRLARDEAAARLHQGRERVVLLIPDGFSRSVEAGVPRLELWYAPRAEPGEEMARIRAVAAGLVTGTPAGPLSLVVEAPRPAAAAGDFALLRTVYGFYVMFSLVSLITQAAALHRERDLGTLSRSLVAGATYGEMVAGHALALFLLGLLQAAAMVGVTALGGAPWFAAGLPALVLALVAPLVAACGIALAVAGFTRTSRQINAAGSLVGTIAAMLGGAFWPLDVVPVSLQEVARLSPVYWALDGLREAFVFGGPGAAQWPAVATLVLMGVLAGTAGVLGLRRWAA
- a CDS encoding ABC transporter permease — protein: MHGLRQAGLIAANQLLRFVLDWRGVLILFLLPLAFNLVLGMSLRQAFTPEFRPERPYRVAIATPAGHEAAPAVQQVLAAGEADGWIEIQRVESGEAAVGAVRQRRADAALVMPAGFPQEPLRVIAEPGTVPASVVETLAREAVAAAGSGEAGGAGGAGGAGSGRPVPVDLTMQPAPPPAGGEAPGSGALPQVDAMAYYAAGMAVMMLYLATREGTRAYLADRSTGVYLRVRAGGTGRAAYLAGTFLGSVATGLVFMVVMALVTRWLFGVHWGHLGGWIPLTLAATLAAAGVNAVLVGLARSPEVLEGVSIALAQVLGFFGGSMMPLFIFPEILARISRFVPNRWMLDGYLELMAGAGSAAVQDEVLRLTTAGAALLMVGWALDQLLARLVGEG
- a CDS encoding ABC transporter ATP-binding protein, which gives rise to MPQLFKLLEEHQDPGGTDRRRAGAPESAGGAEGEPHPGPGPVLVVRNLVKRFGRKAAVGGISFAVEPGETFGLLGPNGAGKSTTLAIIAGLLRPDGGEVEVGGFSLAARRREAQRLLGVVPQDLALYPELTAAQNMGHFAALRGLRGAERRRQIEEALQLVGLAEHAGQRVERFSGGMKRRLNIAIGLLGRPRLLLLDEPTVGIDPQSRRHILEAIRKLAASGIAVLYTSHYMEEVEFLCRRVAIMDHGRIIAQGPLDEVRALAGDAAILRLPWDQVHVDADPQAVARQLGVPVEVTGGEARFVLPVGPEQAAQVVAELVRRGIPLRGMRVETPDLETVFLALTGRALRD
- a CDS encoding transcriptional regulator; protein product: MELVRIGEKVIDRQRIYRMVDRILELRASGLSQQDVAHELGIDRTLVSRLESLGEVRRGHKLGLVGFPVGNREALEDVARREGVDFVWLLTEKERRRFIGERSGAALLNDLMALIARARELDHLIFLGSDMRIRLVEALLGPDRVTGIQIGTSPITEDRFVDPEALRQLIRQLRLPRDDRSGREPAGRAPVPREPAGRELVPRTPGARQPGPRAPAGPQERDPGDAGAAEASGGPPAGAVAASSGPAAAAARDEPAPAAPPHHRPATGLPAGPA
- a CDS encoding aminotransferase class III-fold pyridoxal phosphate-dependent enzyme; the protein is MHPFRQYVNPHLGELLEQIQMDKRFVRGEGCWLWDDQGRRYLDFVAAYGALPFGFNPPEIWAALEEARHRGEPSFVQPSFLNTAGELARRLIEVAPPGLRYVTFANSGAEAVEAAIKLARAATGRPRILSTDNGFHGKTFGALSATHRAAYQDAFFAPAEGFDKVPYGDLEALERALAARPGEYAAFLVEPIQGEGGIVVPPPGYLREAREVCRRHGVLFIADEVQTGLGRTGVLFACQAEGVTPDAITLAKALGGGLMPIGAVLCTEEVYTEEFATKHSSTFAGNTLACRAGLAALDLLTRDEQALVRHVAETGEYLRQGLLAIQRRHPRVIREVRGRGFMLGIQFGVDRETFPGNLLGVMGEQELLTPVIASYLLNVEGLRVAPTLNGADVIRIEPPLIATRAECDYALAAIERVVELIDRDDTAALLRHLVSPQAATVQSVARPAGHQPALLAVRSRESGEAVAPSGDPREGRFAFLVHPVDLENYPEFDPSLAAFSRAELEELAGRWNHLLKPFRIGRTRVVSATGATAYGEFYAVPRTADEFLAMPQAEAVAEIEEAIELARENGARIVGLGAYTSVVTRGGLHLRDAGVALTTGNSFTVVAAVEAIAEASRRLGFPLGQGTVAVVGATGAIGRATALLLAGKVRRLLLIGNPARPEQSRRRLLRVAADLARHVLSLAASGRPLGPLAQVLVEFGGWPDAAEPAEAFLPRLEAWMASGRCPLVITTDLDAMLPQADVVVTATSSTAHLVTPGNVKFGAVVCDLSRPPNVSREVGDARPDVLVIDGGVIEVPGRPSMGWNFGFERGLVYACMAETMMLALEHHYQHTSLGADLNLETILWLKDLARKHGFRLAELRSFDRPLQAEAWERVLAARSALGTAARLNPAPAAGPAAR